CACGACCACCACGCACGAGCACCATCGAGTGCTCCTGCAGGTTGTGGCCCTCACCCGGGATGTAAGCGGTGACCTCCACCGCGCTGGTCAGCCGCACACGGGCCACCTTCCGCAGCGCCGAGTTCGGCTTCTTCGGGGTGGTGGTGTAGACGCGGGTGCACACGCCACGGCGCTGCGGGCTGCCCTTAAGGGCCGCGGTCTTCACCTTGGCGATCTTGTCCCGGCGACCCTTACGGACCAGCTGGTTGATGGTTGGCATGTACCGGCTTTCTGTCTCTAGCTACTACTGGGCTCTAGCACTGCGAGCCCATATGAAGGCCCTGTTGTCCTGCGGTTTTCGCCCGTATCGGTATCCCGAGGCCGGGCGTGTCGCACGCACCGCGGCCGCGAAGAAAAACTCCTTCACCCTCTGGGCATGCGAATTGACCTGGCGCCCTATCTGACCCCCGCTGGGTAACCCAGTGGTGGCCATCGGCCAGGCACAGCGCCCTACCATACCAGGGCTGATCACGGTGAGACAAACTCGCCTACCAGCGACAAAGCGCAGGTCATCGACAACTCACCGATGCGCGGGCAACTTGCCTACTTGCGCTCGGCAAGACCCGACGCGAAGCGGTGCACCATCTCCGTAAACGCGACATCGGGATCCATCTCGATGCCCGCCATGAAGCCCGTCATCTCCAACATGACGAAGCCGTGCATCGCGGCCCACAGCTCGACGCCCGCATGGAAGGCGGTGTCCTCATTGAGCCCGTAGACGCCGATGGCCTCGGTCGCGGGCTTGGCCAGCTCGCGTGCGTCGATGGTCGGACGGTTCACGGCGTCCAGGAACGGCATCCTGGTCAGTGCGGCATATCTACCGGGGTGGTGGTGTGCGTAACTGCGGTACGCGCCGGCCATCGCCAGGATCGCGTCCTCGCTGGTGCGCCCCGAGCTCACGGTGTGCAGCATGCCCACGATCTCGGCCAATACCCGGTCACGCACCTCGTGGCGCAGATCATCAAGGCTGTCCACATGGTTATAGAGCGAGGGACCCTTCGTGCCGAGCTCGACGGCCAACGCGTTGATCGTCAGCGCATCCCAGCCGGCCCGATCCAAGAAGGACAAGGCGGCGTTGATGACCATGTCGCGGTTGAGCCGTGTTGCCCGCGCAGAGTTCCTGCGGTGCGCGGTTGCGGGCTCGGTCGTCACGTGTGGTCCACCTTCTGGGGGTGAGTCGTTCTAGTGCAGTGCTCTTTGGTGCGGCCTTGTGGAGCAGATGGCCTGCTATGACCCTATCTCCCCCATCGTCACCTTTGTGTTTGTCAGCCCATCGAGTCTGTCGTGGCGCCCGGTGCCTTATTCTCATCGGGTGACCTGGACGCTGAAATGACACACGTTCTAGTTTCCGTGGGGCAGCGAGCGCTGGTCGCCGTCCTGGCGACCGCCGGCATCGCCGCGTTGGCGAGTTCGTCGGCGGGCCGTTCGGACCTCGCAGACAACATTCGCCTGGTGAAGAACGGCGACACCCACATCACCCAGTACGGGCTCGTGACCACTATCGATTGCAGCGATTCGACCGTCTTTGTGAACGGGTCGCAGAACGTCATCACCGCTCTCGGCAGCTGCTACGCCATCTCAGTGCAGGGGTCCTCCAACACGATCATCGCCGACAACGTGGTCAACGACATCACTGTCTACGGCTTCAACCAGAAGGTCCTCTACAAGTCCGGTGAACCGGCAGTCATCGATCGCGGGCGCGAGCTGGGCATGATGAATTTCATCGACCGCATTCCCGGCTAACCCCCTGCCGTCATCCAAAACTCCGGATAATCGATGTCATGTCCCGCCATCATGTGGTCCTGGCCCTCGTCGCGCTCGGACTGACGGGCTGCGGTGCCATCAAACCGGGTTCGAGCAATCCGACGCCCGGCACCTGGACTCCGCCGTCCACCTCGGCCTCGTCCAGCCCCTCCACACCGACCTCTGCCAAGGTCGATATCGGGGATGAGACGGTGATCGGGTACTTCGGCCAAACCACGACCGCCGCGTGCGACGAGGGCAAGCGCCTGAACATCACGGGCGCCAACAACACCCTCACCATCACCGGCACCTGTGACAAGGTCACCGTCTCGGGTTTCTCGAACACCGTCACGTTCGACGAGCTGAAAACCGAAGTGACGGTGACCGGCTACGGGAACAAGCTGACCTACAAGACGGGCGAACCCAAGGTCAACAACTACGGAAGCAACAACACCATTCAGAAGGCTTCCTAGCCACCGCTCACAACACCGTCTGCACGATGTGTTCGACCAGTTGGCGAGCAGCAGCGCAACTATCGCCGCCCTTGCGGTACTGAACCCACCAGGTCAACGAACCGGTACCGGCCGGAACCGTCACCCCGCAGCCCCCGCCGGGGCCAGTGCTGGTGAACCCCTTGCGGCCGTTGATCGTAATGTCGGCGGTCTTCTGTCCCATCCCGTCGGCCGACGTGCGATCGCGGTCGACGTCACCGCCCTCGTAGTAGGCGTACAAGAGGTCGATGAGATTTCCCGCATCATCGGCTGCGACCCAATAGCACAGTGCCCCAAAGAAATTCTGGTAGACCTGGGCAGCCTTGACGGTCTCCACGATCGTCTTCTCATCGAGCGGACCACACTGGCCGTTTGCGAATCCGTAGGGGTCCAGCTTGTCGTTCTCGCCTCGCTCGTTGGAGTTCAGTGACTCTCCCGGAGCGACGGCGGAACCGTCGACGGTGCGCGCACACCCGGTGGGGCTGACGAGGAGCAGCGCCGCTGCGGCAAGCGCGCCGACAATCCGTTTCATTGCTTGCCTACCTTGCTGAGCAGTGAGTCCATCAGGGTCTCGACGGCCTTGCACGGGTCGTTTTTGACGTCTCCCGATTGCAGGGACCAATGCAGGAAATCGGGCCCGGATCCCGCGGACAGCTCACACAACCCGACATTGCTCACGCGGTAACCGGGATAGGACTTGGTGGTCACCGATTCCACCGTATGTCCGAGGTTTCGCGCGACGGACGCCTCCTTCTGTGCCGAGCTGCCCCGATACCAGTACAGCGACAAAGACGTATCTCCGGTTCCGGGGCCGGTGGACCACCGGCAGCCAAGCAGGCTATCCACATCGCGCTTGAGTGCTGGATTACCCACCGCTGCAGTGACTTCCGCATCGGTCATGCCACCGCAGTCGCCGAGTTTGAAACCCTTACCGGGCCCGTTGTTCACCTCGGGAACCGTGGTCACCTGCACATCGGGAGATCCGCCGTCGTCGTCACCCCCGGAGGACCGCGGCGAGCAGCCAGCCAGCACCACGGCGGCAACAACCAGGGCCGATACCGGAACCATCCGCACACTCACGGTGTCCACAGTACGTCCGTATCCCGTGGGTCTCCCTGAAGTCTGAGTGTGTCGGCGCTACTACTGCCCCGGGCTCAGACAGCTCAGACCCCGGCTCCATGGCGGCCGGCACCCGCGGCAAACCGGCCGGCTCCCTCCAGCGCCTCGGCCGCCACCCGCTCGATGCTGCCGAACTCGTTATCCAATGCCGCGTCCTCGGCCATCCCCCACTGCGCGATCGCCGAATCGCGGTCTGCTCGCACACATTGCTGGGGGAATGCCGCGATCTCCGCCGCCAACGCCTCGGCGGCAGCTCGGGCCTGCCCACGAGGTACCACGCGATTGGCCAGGCCGATGTCCAGCGCCTCTGGTGCGGCGACGGGACGCCCGGTGAGGATGAGGTCCATGGCACGCGAGTGCCCGATCAACCGCGGCAATCTGATCGTCCCGCCATCGATGAGCGGCACGCCCCAGCGCCTGCAGAACACCCCCAGGACGGCGTCCTCCTCGACCACCCGAAGGTCACACCACAACGCGAGCTCGATACCACCGGCGACGGCATGGCCCGATATCGCAGCGATCACCGGCTTGGACAGCCGCAGCCGTGACGGGCCCATCGGACCGGGGCCCTGCGGGTGCAGTTCATTTCCACGGTCGGTGCCCATGGCCTTGAGATCTGCTCCGGCACAGAATGTTCCGCCATCACCCCAGAGCACCGCCACGGACGCCTCCGGGTCGGCGTCGAACTCGGCGAACGCCGCGAGCAGCGCCGCGGCGGTCGGGCCGTCAACGGCATTACGAGCGTGAGGGCGGTTGAGAATGACCGTGGTCACCGGTCCTGCCTTCTCTACGCGAACAGCATTCTCACTCACAGGGAGGCCTCCTCCATCTCAGCATTGTCGCGCAGTTTCACCAGTTCATCCTTGAACTCCCGGTAACGGGAACGTATTTCGTCGGCCGGCCAGTCCGTCGGCAACAACTCATCCGGCAGCACCGGGTCGGCGAGCAGGTGCCGCACCATCGCCGCAGCCAGCACAAATCGCGCAGGAATTGCCTCGGCCTGATCCCACCACCGCAACAGGGACGTCGCATAGAGCGACCACCCGGGCAGATCCCACAGCTGAGCGGACAATGCTTCGGGGGTCGCGGTCCGGGTCTGCAACACCCAGACGTGGTCGGTCACCGACGGTGGCAGCTCGATGTCCAGATTGTCCGGACGCAGCCACACTCCCTCGCGCAGTTCTCCGAAACGGCTTTGCCGCAACGTGGTTCGCAGGTCATTGCGGTCACGCGCATCGCGCCCCACGCTGGTGATAACCAGCTGTGTCCAGTCTCCGTCCCAGGAGCGCCGGTGCGGATCGCAGGCCTCGTCCTGCCGCAGCTGACGAGCCTGCAGACGCTCGGCGAGCCGATATCCCGATTCGGTTCGCGCAAGATCTCCCGCAGAGACCATCCGGGTCAGCGCCACCCTTACAGTGGTATCACTGATTCCGAACAAGGTTGTCAGTGAACGTATTTCGCGCACAGACAGCTCTGCGGGGTGTGCACCCAGCAGCAGGCTCAGGATGACCGAACGCGCGGTCATCGGGTGATGCTCGACCGGGTTAGTCATCGCTACAGATCGGTGGGCCTGCGGCCGTAATCACCGAAGGGCTCATCACGATGCCGGACCGCTTGCCGGTAACCGTTCGTCATGGCATCGAACGTGAACGCGTGGGCCTCCGCGGTGTGCCGGGATATGCCGTCGAAGACGGTGCCCACCATGGCGCTATTGGCAATGCCCTGGTTGATGAGCACCGAGTTGCATGCGAGCTTGACCATTATCAACTGGTTCAACGGCATCGCGGCGATCCGCGCCACCAATCGCTCGGTGCGCTCGTCCAGATCATCGGGCTCCGGCGCTTCGACCGCCAAACCCCACTCGTATGCCTGCTTACCCGACAGACAATCTCCGGTAAGCATAAGACGTTTCGCCCGCTGATCGCCGAGCTTGTGCGCCCACAGCCCGGTGGCCGGTACACCCCATACCCGGGTGGGCGGGTACCCGATCTTGGCATCGGCAGCGACGATCAACTGGTCGGCATGCAAGGCGATGTCGGTACCACCGGCCACGCAATACCCGTGCACCTTCACCACGGTCGGCTTGTTGGCGTGCAACAGCGAGGAGAAGCCGCGGGTGAACCGGCTCATCATCTGGTAGTCGAGCATGGGGTCCCAGTTGATGTTCGGCAGGTGGTTGCGCAGCTGCACCTCACCATCTAGTGCGGTGCCTGAATACTGCGCCATGCCTTCATCGTTCGCCTCAGCATAGGCACTGAGGTCGAAGCCCCCGCAGAATCCGTCTCCCCTGCCCGACACCAGGATGACGTGAACCTGCGGATCCAGGTCGGCACGCTCCACCAGTGCCGCCAGTTCCAGTGGGGTCTCGGCGATGATGGCGTTGCCCTGTTCGGGCCGGTTGAAGGTAATGCGCGCGACGCGGTCGGTGACCTCGTAGGTCATCGTCTTGAGTGTGTCCACCGGCTAGCTACCCGACTTGACGGTCGCCCGCTCCAGGATGGGCGAAAGGTCCAGTCCGGTGGGGAGAGTGCCGAACGCACCACCCCAGTCACCGGCAAGCCGGGTCGCCAGGAATGCCTGTGCGACCGCCGGATGACCATGACGGACCAGCAGCGCCCCCTGCAGCGCGAGGCAGATGTCCTCGGCGACCTTGCGGGCACGGTAGGTAACCGAATCCAGATCACCGAGCTGCGAATGCAATCCGCTGATATGGCGGTCCAGCCGTTCGTCCTGGCCCTGGGCGAGCGCAAGCTCCTTGAACAGCACCGCGATGCACTCGGGCTTGGTGGCCATGGCGCGCAACGTGTCCAGGGCGCTGACGTTCCCCGAGCCTTCCCAGATTCCCATCAGCGGTGCTTCACGATAAAGACGCGGCAGTCCTGAATCCTCGACGTACCCATTGCCACCCAGACATTCCATCGCCTCACCGGCATGTGGGGTCGCCCGCTTACACACCCAATACTTGCTGGCGGCCAAGCCGATACGGCGTAGCAGGGACTCGGTCTCGTCACCGCGCGTGGCGCGGTCCGTGGCACCCGCCATCCGCATCGCGACCATGGTGGCGGCCTCCGCTTCGATGGCGAGGTCCGCGAGCACGTTGCGCATGAGTGGCTGGTCGATGAGGTACTCACCGAAGGCCTTGCGATGCTGAGCATGGTGCATGGCCAGCGCCACACCGGTGCGCATGCTGGTGGCCGATCCCAGGGTGCAGTCCAGCCGCGTCATGTTCACCATCTCGATGATGGTCTTGACGCCCTTGCCTTCCTCACCGACGAGCCATGCCGTGGCGTCGTCGTACTCGACCTCCGAAGATGCGTTGGAATGGTTGCCAAGCTTGTCCTTCAAGCGCTGCAACCGCATCCGGTTACGGGTGCCGTCCGGCAGTATCCGCGGGAGGAAGAAACATGACAGGCCGCCGGGCGCCTGGGCGAGCACCAGGAACACATCGCACATCGGCGCCGAGGTGAACCACTTGTGCCCCACCAACGTATAGCTGCCGTCGGCGTTCGGCGTAGCCGTGGTGGTGCCTGCGCGCACATCCGAGCCGCCCTGCTTCTCGGTCATGGACATACCCGCGGTCAGCCCTGCCTTGGTGGCGGGTACCGAAAGCACCGGGTCGTAGACACGACTGGACAGCAACGGCTCGTAGATGGCCGCCAGCTCGGGATTGGCACGCAGAGCCGGTATCACTGCGTAGGTCATCGAGATGGGACACATGTGGCCTGGATCGGCAGTCCATACGCCGGTCTTCGCGGCACGCACGACGTGAGCGCCCGGCCGGTCGTCTGCCCACGGTGCCCCATGTAGTCCGTGAGCGACTGCTTCCCGCATGAGCTCGTGATAGGCCGGGTCGAACTCGATGTCATCGACCCGATGACCCCAACGGTCGTGGGTGTGCAGCACCGGACGGTTCCGGTTCGCCAACTCGCCGGCGCGCTGCATGCGGTCGGTGCCGTTGAGCGCACCGACCTCGACAACCTCGTCGACACCCCACTGACCACCTTCGCGAATGAGGGCTTCCATCAGCACGGGACTGGTCGCGGCGTTGTAGTCGCGCAGGGCGGGGACCTGATTGGTGACGACATGCGTATCGGCCATGCGTCCAGTGTTACATTTCTACGACAACCGCACAAGATCTGTTCACATGCCATTCCGTGCGCCTCTCGTGCGCTAGAAAGAAAAGCGTGGAGAAGGTCGTCTTCGTGCTGCGCCAACCGCTCGACGCCGCCACCGATGAGTGGTCTGAGCAGCTACGCACGAACGTTGTGGACAAGATCCGGGCCACGGGCCCGCATGGCCTGACCATATGCGTGCATGACGCCGCAGTGCGTGCCGCGAGCCTGCGTCTGGTAACCCTGGACCCGCCCTTCGCCGCCGCCGTCAGCGTGTGGGTTCAGCAGTCATATGGTCCGGCGATACGCGAGATCGAGGCAATCCTCGCCGCAGCATCGGCCAATGCACACGGATATCTGGTGACAGAGTCGGTGCCGCTGCCAGCCCCCGAGCCCGAACCGGGATCGCGGTCAACGGGTTTCACCAACATCGCATTGCTGCGCAGGCCCGCCGACATGCCCTTCGACACCTGGCGTCAGCAGTGGCAGGGCGTGCATACCCGCAACGCGCTCGAGCTGCAGTCGACCATCGGCTATGAACAGAACCTGGTCGTACGCGCCGTCACGGCCGACGCACCCGCGATCTCAGCCATCGTCTTCGAGCAGTTCCCCGCGGCGGCCCTCACCGACCCACTGGCCTGGTACGGCGCCGCGGATCAACAGCAGCTGAGCCAACGCGCGATGGCCATGCTCGAGAGCGTCAAAGCCTTTGGAGCCCATGCCAACATCGACACCGTGGCCACCAGTCGATACGACGTAATTCGACCGTTCTCGTGACACCTGTCGCGCCCGCCGACATCACCCTTGACATACAACCAAATGGTTGTAGATTGGAATTGTGACCGACTCGGATGAGGACAGGGCTGACGCCATGTTCCATGCACTCTCCGACCGCACCCGACGCGACATCCTGCGGCGAGTGTTGGCCGGCGAGCACTCGGTCTCGACGCTTGCGGCGAACTACGACATGAGTTTCGCCGCAGTGCAAAAGCACGTCGCCGTGCTGGAGAAGTCCGGGCTGCTGACAAAGAGGCGCAACGGCCGCGAACAGCTGGCCAGCGGCGATGTGGAAGCGGTTCGCTCGGTCGGCACCATGCTCACCGAGCTTGAGCAGTTCTGGCGCGGCAGGATCGCCCGCATCGACGAACTCATTGCATACCCAACATCGACGCTCGAGACACCAGGTAAGGACTGAATCATGCCCGTCACCAACGTCACTCACGATATCGATACCCTGACCATCACCATCGACGCAGAGTTCGAAGCGCCGATCAGCCGGATCTGGCAGATCTATGCCGACCCGCGTCAACTCGAAAAGGTATGGGGTCCACCAAGCTATCCGGCCACGTTCGTCGACCATGACTTCACGCCCGGCGGCCGGGTGAATTACTACATGACCGGACCGGATGGCGCACGGTATGCGGGCTGGTGGGAGCTCACGACCATCGATGAACCGAACAGCTTCGCGTTCAGGGATGGCTTCTCCGACGAAGATCTGAATCCGGTTGACAACATGCCGGTCTCGACGAACCTCTACACCTTCGCCGAAAAGGACGGCCGCACCCTGGCGACCTACGTCAGCACGTTTGAGACTGCCGAGGCGCTGCAACAGGTACTGGACATGGGCGTCATCGAAGGTGCGTCGTCGGCGATCAACCAGATCGACGACCTCATCGGTTCGTAAGCGCCATGGTGCACTACCGCGACCCCGGCACCATCACCTTCGAGGCGACGATCGAGCAGCCCGAGGACCCCGGCGCCTACATCGTGTTCCCGTTCTCCGCTGTCGACACCTTCGGAGTCAAGGCCAGGGTGCCGGTGCACGCCGTGTTCGACGCCTCGGTGACCTACACGGGATCGCTGGCACCATATGGCGGCAGGCACCTACTCGGGGTCCGCAAGGACATTCAGAAACAGCTGGGCAAGGGGCCCGGGGACACAGTGCGCGTCGAGGTCAGACTCGATACCGACCGCGCTTAGGCGTCTTGTTTCTCACGCTGGGCCGGCTCACCGTGGTGCACGAAGTACCCGAGCACCACGATCGCGAACCACACCAGGCCCACCAGGATCGCGGTACGGCCATCCTCCGTGAAGAACAGCAGCACCACGACCAGCGCAAGGAAGGCCAGCGCCAAGATGTTCGTCACCGGCGCCCCCGGCAGCCGGTAATCCGAAGCAGGCAGCTCGCCGGCCGCGACCCGCTTCCGGTAAATCAAGTGGGACACCAGGATCGAGCCCCACACGAAAATGATGCCGATGGTCGATACCGACGTGATGTAGGCGAACGCCTTGTCCGGTGACAGCCAGTTCACGAATACGCCAATGCCCATGGCCAGCGCGGAAAAGCAGATGGCCAACATCGGGACGTGCCGTGAACTGAGCGACTGCAGACCCACTGGGGCATCGCCACGTTGCGCCAGGCTGCGCACCATCCGGCCCGTGGAGTAGATGCCCGAGTTGCACGAGGACAGGGCGGCCGTCAGCAAGATGAAGTTCACGATGTTCGCCGCCTGCGGAATGTTCAGGTACTCGAACACCGCGACGAAGGGGCTCTCGCCCTTGTGGTAGTTCCGCCAGCCCTGAATCGACAGGATGACGATCAGCGCACCCACGTAGAAGAGCCCGATGCGGAACGGCAGGGTGTTAATCGCCTTGCGCAGGGTGACTTTCGGGTTCTCGGCCTCCCCCGCCGTCACACCCACGAGCTCAACACCGACATAGGCGAACACAACGATCTGCAAGCTCAGCAGCGCCTGGCTGAATCCGGTCGGGAAGAACCCGCCATCGTTCCACAGATTGGCGACGGTGGGGCCCGACTCCGGCCCGAGGCCCGCAATGGGAAGCAGCACACCGATACCGATGATGATCATGCCGACGATCGCCGTCACCTTGATCATCGAGAACCAGAACTCGGCCTCGCCGAAGATCTTCACCGATATCAGGTTGGCCGCGAACAGGATCAGCAGAACAGCCAGGGCGGTGACCCACTGCGGAATGCCGGGCCACCACCGCTGGATGTAGACCCCGGCGACGGTAATCTCCGCCATACAGGTGGTGGCCCACACAGCCCAGTACGTCCAACCGTTGGCGAATCCGGCGAAGCGCCCCATGAATTCTTCGGCGTATTCGGAGATGCTGCCCGACACCGGCCGATAGACCAGCAGTTCACCGAGTGCCCGCATGATCACGAAGATGGCCAGACCTGCCACCAGGTACGCCAAGATGAGCGCCGGACCAGCCTTCTCGATGGCACCACCGGCGCCGTAGAACAGGCCGGTGCCGATCGCACCGCCGATTGCGATCATCTGCACCGTGCGTGCGGATAGGCCACGTGAGTAACCGGCGTCGGGCGTCTCGGATTCGGAATTGGCAACGGTCATCGGAACATCATTGCGTGAGCAGACACTTATTGCACGGGAAACCCGGACACACCGTCCACAACTCGCGTGGAATTGCGTGGACTGGCTAGGTATTTATGCGCTGAACCGACTTCTCTTACGTACATAGGCTTCTGGCATGCTCAACCCACAGTTCATTGGACGCGTGGCATTGCCGATATTCGCCGCGGTACTTCCGTTCAATTCGAACGGCCCGGGGCTCGCCGTCAGTCGGTCCTGGGCGCTCTTTTGGGTAAGCCTGGCGGCCCTCACCTCGGTGCAGGGCTTCTTCTACGCGGAGCTCCGCGACCAGTGCCCGGTACGCGGCCCGATCATCGCGATCGACGCGGTCCTCGAATGGCTCATC
This genomic window from Mycobacteroides chelonae contains:
- a CDS encoding DUF3060 domain-containing protein, which produces MSRHHVVLALVALGLTGCGAIKPGSSNPTPGTWTPPSTSASSSPSTPTSAKVDIGDETVIGYFGQTTTAACDEGKRLNITGANNTLTITGTCDKVTVSGFSNTVTFDELKTEVTVTGYGNKLTYKTGEPKVNNYGSNNTIQKAS
- a CDS encoding DUF3558 family protein; translation: MDTVSVRMVPVSALVVAAVVLAGCSPRSSGGDDDGGSPDVQVTTVPEVNNGPGKGFKLGDCGGMTDAEVTAAVGNPALKRDVDSLLGCRWSTGPGTGDTSLSLYWYRGSSAQKEASVARNLGHTVESVTTKSYPGYRVSNVGLCELSAGSGPDFLHWSLQSGDVKNDPCKAVETLMDSLLSKVGKQ
- a CDS encoding PaaX family transcriptional regulator C-terminal domain-containing protein, with amino-acid sequence MTNPVEHHPMTARSVILSLLLGAHPAELSVREIRSLTTLFGISDTTVRVALTRMVSAGDLARTESGYRLAERLQARQLRQDEACDPHRRSWDGDWTQLVITSVGRDARDRNDLRTTLRQSRFGELREGVWLRPDNLDIELPPSVTDHVWVLQTRTATPEALSAQLWDLPGWSLYATSLLRWWDQAEAIPARFVLAAAMVRHLLADPVLPDELLPTDWPADEIRSRYREFKDELVKLRDNAEMEEASL
- a CDS encoding crotonase/enoyl-CoA hydratase family protein yields the protein MTYEVTDRVARITFNRPEQGNAIIAETPLELAALVERADLDPQVHVILVSGRGDGFCGGFDLSAYAEANDEGMAQYSGTALDGEVQLRNHLPNINWDPMLDYQMMSRFTRGFSSLLHANKPTVVKVHGYCVAGGTDIALHADQLIVAADAKIGYPPTRVWGVPATGLWAHKLGDQRAKRLMLTGDCLSGKQAYEWGLAVEAPEPDDLDERTERLVARIAAMPLNQLIMVKLACNSVLINQGIANSAMVGTVFDGISRHTAEAHAFTFDAMTNGYRQAVRHRDEPFGDYGRRPTDL
- a CDS encoding acyl-CoA dehydrogenase family protein — protein: MADTHVVTNQVPALRDYNAATSPVLMEALIREGGQWGVDEVVEVGALNGTDRMQRAGELANRNRPVLHTHDRWGHRVDDIEFDPAYHELMREAVAHGLHGAPWADDRPGAHVVRAAKTGVWTADPGHMCPISMTYAVIPALRANPELAAIYEPLLSSRVYDPVLSVPATKAGLTAGMSMTEKQGGSDVRAGTTTATPNADGSYTLVGHKWFTSAPMCDVFLVLAQAPGGLSCFFLPRILPDGTRNRMRLQRLKDKLGNHSNASSEVEYDDATAWLVGEEGKGVKTIIEMVNMTRLDCTLGSATSMRTGVALAMHHAQHRKAFGEYLIDQPLMRNVLADLAIEAEAATMVAMRMAGATDRATRGDETESLLRRIGLAASKYWVCKRATPHAGEAMECLGGNGYVEDSGLPRLYREAPLMGIWEGSGNVSALDTLRAMATKPECIAVLFKELALAQGQDERLDRHISGLHSQLGDLDSVTYRARKVAEDICLALQGALLVRHGHPAVAQAFLATRLAGDWGGAFGTLPTGLDLSPILERATVKSGS
- a CDS encoding ArsR/SmtB family transcription factor encodes the protein MTDSDEDRADAMFHALSDRTRRDILRRVLAGEHSVSTLAANYDMSFAAVQKHVAVLEKSGLLTKRRNGREQLASGDVEAVRSVGTMLTELEQFWRGRIARIDELIAYPTSTLETPGKD
- a CDS encoding DUF1905 domain-containing protein, which produces MVHYRDPGTITFEATIEQPEDPGAYIVFPFSAVDTFGVKARVPVHAVFDASVTYTGSLAPYGGRHLLGVRKDIQKQLGKGPGDTVRVEVRLDTDRA
- a CDS encoding crotonase/enoyl-CoA hydratase family protein, which codes for MSENAVRVEKAGPVTTVILNRPHARNAVDGPTAAALLAAFAEFDADPEASVAVLWGDGGTFCAGADLKAMGTDRGNELHPQGPGPMGPSRLRLSKPVIAAISGHAVAGGIELALWCDLRVVEEDAVLGVFCRRWGVPLIDGGTIRLPRLIGHSRAMDLILTGRPVAAPEALDIGLANRVVPRGQARAAAEALAAEIAAFPQQCVRADRDSAIAQWGMAEDAALDNEFGSIERVAAEALEGAGRFAAGAGRHGAGV
- a CDS encoding TetR/AcrR family transcriptional regulator, with translation MTTEPATAHRRNSARATRLNRDMVINAALSFLDRAGWDALTINALAVELGTKGPSLYNHVDSLDDLRHEVRDRVLAEIVGMLHTVSSGRTSEDAILAMAGAYRSYAHHHPGRYAALTRMPFLDAVNRPTIDARELAKPATEAIGVYGLNEDTAFHAGVELWAAMHGFVMLEMTGFMAGIEMDPDVAFTEMVHRFASGLAERK
- a CDS encoding DUF3060 domain-containing protein, giving the protein MTHVLVSVGQRALVAVLATAGIAALASSSAGRSDLADNIRLVKNGDTHITQYGLVTTIDCSDSTVFVNGSQNVITALGSCYAISVQGSSNTIIADNVVNDITVYGFNQKVLYKSGEPAVIDRGRELGMMNFIDRIPG
- a CDS encoding amino acid permease — translated: MTVANSESETPDAGYSRGLSARTVQMIAIGGAIGTGLFYGAGGAIEKAGPALILAYLVAGLAIFVIMRALGELLVYRPVSGSISEYAEEFMGRFAGFANGWTYWAVWATTCMAEITVAGVYIQRWWPGIPQWVTALAVLLILFAANLISVKIFGEAEFWFSMIKVTAIVGMIIIGIGVLLPIAGLGPESGPTVANLWNDGGFFPTGFSQALLSLQIVVFAYVGVELVGVTAGEAENPKVTLRKAINTLPFRIGLFYVGALIVILSIQGWRNYHKGESPFVAVFEYLNIPQAANIVNFILLTAALSSCNSGIYSTGRMVRSLAQRGDAPVGLQSLSSRHVPMLAICFSALAMGIGVFVNWLSPDKAFAYITSVSTIGIIFVWGSILVSHLIYRKRVAAGELPASDYRLPGAPVTNILALAFLALVVVLLFFTEDGRTAILVGLVWFAIVVLGYFVHHGEPAQREKQDA
- the rpsL gene encoding 30S ribosomal protein S12, whose translation is MPTINQLVRKGRRDKIAKVKTAALKGSPQRRGVCTRVYTTTPKKPNSALRKVARVRLTSAVEVTAYIPGEGHNLQEHSMVLVRGGRVKDLPGVRYKIIRGSLDTQGVKNRKQARSRYGAKKEKS
- a CDS encoding SRPBCC family protein; translated protein: MPVTNVTHDIDTLTITIDAEFEAPISRIWQIYADPRQLEKVWGPPSYPATFVDHDFTPGGRVNYYMTGPDGARYAGWWELTTIDEPNSFAFRDGFSDEDLNPVDNMPVSTNLYTFAEKDGRTLATYVSTFETAEALQQVLDMGVIEGASSAINQIDDLIGS
- a CDS encoding DUF3558 domain-containing protein, with amino-acid sequence MKRIVGALAAAALLLVSPTGCARTVDGSAVAPGESLNSNERGENDKLDPYGFANGQCGPLDEKTIVETVKAAQVYQNFFGALCYWVAADDAGNLIDLLYAYYEGGDVDRDRTSADGMGQKTADITINGRKGFTSTGPGGGCGVTVPAGTGSLTWWVQYRKGGDSCAAARQLVEHIVQTVL